A single region of the Pelomicrobium methylotrophicum genome encodes:
- a CDS encoding anthranilate synthase component II, whose protein sequence is MLLMIDNYDSFTYNLVQYLGELGQEVRVFRNDEITLEEIEALKPQYIVISPGPCTPNEAGVSVPLIQRFAGKVPILGVCLGHQAIGQAFGGRIVHARQLMHGKTSRIRHTGEGVFQGLPDGFEATRYHSLVIERASLPDCLGVTAWTDDGEIMGVRHKRLAVEGVQFHPESILTQHGHALLRNFLRQTGQRESPLPEGEGEGRG, encoded by the coding sequence GAGCTGGGTCAGGAGGTGCGGGTATTTCGCAACGACGAGATCACGCTGGAGGAGATCGAGGCGCTCAAGCCTCAATACATCGTCATCAGCCCCGGGCCCTGCACGCCCAACGAGGCTGGCGTGTCGGTGCCGCTGATCCAGCGCTTCGCGGGCAAGGTTCCCATCCTGGGCGTGTGCCTGGGGCATCAGGCGATCGGCCAGGCTTTCGGCGGCCGGATCGTGCATGCCAGGCAACTGATGCACGGCAAGACTTCGCGCATCCGCCACACGGGGGAGGGCGTGTTCCAAGGGCTGCCGGACGGCTTCGAGGCGACGCGCTACCATTCCCTGGTGATCGAGCGCGCGAGCCTGCCCGACTGCCTCGGGGTGACGGCCTGGACCGACGATGGGGAGATCATGGGGGTGCGGCACAAGCGGCTGGCGGTGGAGGGGGTGCAGTTCCACCCCGAATCCATCCTGACCCAGCACGGCCACGCGCTGCTGCGGAACTTTTTGCGACAGACAGGACAGCGGGAAAGCCCCCTCCCTGAAGGGGAAGGGGAAGGGAGAGGCTGA
- the trpD gene encoding anthranilate phosphoribosyltransferase, producing the protein MTPQEALNRLIDNREIFHDEMLSVMRQIMGGEMTPTQIAGILIGLRVKKETIGEITAAAQVMREFATAVPVADGTHLVDTCGTGGDNAHTFNVSTASAFVAAAAGARVAKHGGRSVSSKSGSADVLEALGANVHLTPAQVAQCIDQVGIGFMFAPDFHAAMKHAAPVRRELGVRTLFNILGPLTNPAGARNQLLGVFHPDLVGIQVRVLERLGSRHVMVVHGLDGIDEISICAETLVGELKDGEISEYTLHPSRFGMKTAEPAAIRVEDAAQAKAMLLGVLDNVPGPARDIVLLNAGASLYLAGVAKSLEQGVEQAAAAVESGAARKKLEAFIEFTNRFGR; encoded by the coding sequence ATGACGCCCCAGGAAGCATTGAACCGACTCATCGACAACCGGGAGATCTTCCACGACGAGATGCTCTCGGTCATGCGTCAGATCATGGGCGGCGAAATGACGCCGACCCAGATCGCCGGCATCCTCATCGGCCTGCGGGTCAAGAAGGAGACCATCGGCGAGATCACCGCCGCGGCCCAGGTGATGCGGGAGTTCGCCACCGCCGTGCCGGTGGCGGACGGCACCCACCTGGTGGACACCTGCGGCACGGGAGGGGACAACGCCCACACGTTCAATGTGTCCACGGCCTCGGCCTTCGTCGCGGCGGCGGCGGGCGCCCGGGTGGCCAAGCACGGCGGACGGTCGGTGTCGTCCAAGAGCGGCAGCGCCGACGTCCTGGAGGCCCTGGGCGCCAATGTCCATCTGACCCCGGCGCAGGTCGCCCAGTGCATCGACCAGGTGGGCATCGGCTTCATGTTCGCCCCCGATTTCCACGCGGCCATGAAGCATGCCGCCCCCGTGCGGCGCGAGCTCGGCGTGCGCACCCTGTTCAACATTCTGGGGCCCCTGACCAACCCCGCGGGCGCCCGAAACCAGCTTCTCGGCGTGTTCCATCCGGACCTGGTGGGCATCCAGGTGCGGGTGCTGGAGCGGCTGGGCAGCCGCCACGTGATGGTGGTGCACGGCCTGGACGGCATCGACGAGATCTCCATCTGCGCCGAGACCCTGGTGGGGGAACTCAAGGACGGGGAGATTTCCGAGTACACGTTGCATCCCTCCCGCTTCGGCATGAAGACGGCCGAGCCTGCCGCCATCCGGGTGGAGGATGCCGCCCAGGCGAAAGCCATGCTGCTCGGCGTGCTGGACAACGTGCCCGGGCCGGCGCGGGACATCGTGCTGCTCAATGCCGGCGCCAGCCTCTACCTCGCCGGCGTCGCGAAGAGCCTGGAGCAGGGCGTCGAGCAGGCGGCCGCCGCGGTGGAGAGCGGGGCGGCGCGCAAGAAGCTCGAGGCGTTCATCGAGTTCACGAACCGGTTCGGACGTTGA
- a CDS encoding indole-3-glycerol phosphate synthase TrpC, translated as MPDVLTRILAAKAEEVAAAKAARPFAQMRAQALAAAPARDFVGAIRSRVEAGRPAVIAEIKKASPSKGVLREAFDPAAIAQSYAAHGAACLSVLTDTPFFQGGAGDLKAARAACGLPVLRKDFILDPYQVFEARAMGADCILLIVAAFRLPGGAEGAGPSSRRAPGYDLARLQALESAAHSLGMAVLVEVHDADELAAALTLTTPLLGINNRNLRTFETRLETTLDLLPRVPSDRIVVTESGILAPSHVARLRARGVHAFLVGEAFMRAPHPGVALEQLFFQGGMNETPGA; from the coding sequence ATGCCTGATGTCCTGACGCGCATTCTCGCCGCCAAGGCGGAAGAAGTGGCGGCGGCCAAGGCGGCGCGGCCTTTTGCGCAGATGCGCGCGCAAGCGCTGGCGGCCGCGCCGGCGCGCGACTTCGTCGGCGCCATCCGTTCCCGCGTCGAGGCGGGTCGTCCGGCCGTCATCGCCGAGATCAAGAAGGCGAGCCCGAGCAAAGGCGTGCTTCGGGAGGCGTTCGATCCCGCCGCCATCGCGCAAAGCTACGCCGCCCATGGGGCGGCCTGCCTCTCGGTGCTCACCGACACCCCCTTCTTCCAGGGCGGCGCCGGGGATCTGAAAGCGGCACGGGCGGCCTGCGGGCTTCCAGTGCTGCGCAAAGACTTCATCCTCGATCCCTACCAGGTCTTTGAAGCGCGGGCCATGGGCGCCGACTGCATCCTCCTGATCGTCGCGGCGTTTCGGCTGCCCGGGGGCGCCGAGGGGGCAGGCCCTTCTTCCCGCCGCGCCCCCGGCTACGACCTCGCCCGCCTGCAAGCGCTCGAATCCGCCGCCCATTCCCTGGGCATGGCCGTCCTGGTGGAAGTCCACGACGCCGACGAGCTGGCGGCGGCGCTCACGCTCACCACGCCCCTGCTCGGCATCAACAACCGGAATCTTCGCACCTTCGAGACCCGCCTGGAGACCACCCTGGACCTCCTGCCCCGGGTGCCCTCGGACCGGATCGTGGTCACTGAAAGCGGCATCCTCGCCCCGAGCCATGTGGCCCGTCTGCGCGCCCGGGGAGTCCACGCTTTTCTGGTCGGGGAGGCCTTCATGCGCGCCCCCCACCCCGGCGTGGCGCTGGAGCAGCTGTTTTTCCAGGGAGGGATGAACGAGACGCCTGGCGCTTGA
- a CDS encoding type II toxin-antitoxin system VapC family toxin, giving the protein MGGLVGGSAQTVAEDSTLVINPITSFSEVSVGFKTIEDVQAVLSPDDFEYAALPWTAAFLAAMCFLQYRKRQGARRSPLPDFFIGAHAAVEKMALLTRDAKRYRTYFPTVPLICPGSP; this is encoded by the coding sequence ATGGGCGGATTGGTCGGAGGCTCAGCTCAAACGGTCGCCGAGGACAGCACGCTGGTCATCAATCCCATCACATCTTTTTCCGAAGTGTCCGTGGGATTCAAGACGATCGAGGACGTGCAGGCGGTGCTGTCGCCGGATGACTTCGAGTACGCCGCGCTGCCCTGGACCGCCGCCTTTCTCGCGGCCATGTGTTTCTTGCAGTACCGGAAAAGGCAGGGCGCCAGGCGCTCTCCATTGCCGGATTTCTTTATCGGCGCCCACGCCGCAGTGGAAAAAATGGCCCTGTTGACCCGGGACGCCAAGCGATATCGGACGTATTTCCCCACCGTGCCCCTGATCTGCCCGGGTTCCCCTTGA